In Drosophila innubila isolate TH190305 chromosome 2R unlocalized genomic scaffold, UK_Dinn_1.0 1_C_2R, whole genome shotgun sequence, the following are encoded in one genomic region:
- the LOC117784338 gene encoding uncharacterized protein LOC117784338 isoform X2, whose translation MQTESQEKASIDDQLMVRDGQLNGQSRKHNNNHHVVPLGILIALSTIYLMIAGLQINYNYYFKSGVEAVKISKLIDDSRQENVFLHFDKNNFEQPLCMIIDVFTMKVTNESVSEPPNKRQKIMKSTKRFEYGPTGIGGKQSKTLRAAEGNRKKDVSKKPNTAEPIIYLFALVFIYLLLKAASDINQHYKSNKGDKRLRRCSLQSYAQKDQRNHQDRRASKVAPMLSRHITFTEARSVSLDRYRYNNAGALHKMRKQITIGDHSRSYQGAGNLNLGNPIISSPEPRSSRRLSVPISINYQTVNVSPIVHPELARRGSVISLGSSADLNIVTGTNTLPLTAIAPDTKRRVRMINRH comes from the exons ATGCAAACCGAATCGCAGGAAAAAGCTTCCATTGATGATCAGCTAATGGTTCGGGATGGACAACTAAATGGTCAGAGCAGAAAGCATAACAACAATCATCATGTGGTACCCTTAGGCATTCTAATAGCACTTTCTACAATCTATCTTATGATTGCGGGACTACAGATCAACTATAATTACTACTTTAAGTCGGGAGTTGAAGCTGTAAAGATCTCGAAATTAATTGATGACTCTCGTCaggaaaatgtttttctacattttgacaaaaacaattttgagcAGCCTTTATGCATGATTATTGACGTATTTACAATGAAAGTAACTAATGAGTCGGTTTCTGAGCCGCCaaataaaaggcaaaagaTAATGAAGTCAACTAAAAGATTTGAATATGGACCAACAGGAATCGGAGGTAAGCAATCAAAAACGCTTAGAGCTGCAGAGGGCAACAGGAAGAAGGACGTCTCCAAAAAGCCAAACACTGCAGAAcccattatatatttatttgcactgGTGTTTATTTACCTATTGTTAAAAGCCGCATCGGACATTAATCAACATTATAAATCG AATAAAGGGGATAAGAGATTGCGCCGTTGTTCCCTGCAATCCTACGCACAGAAGGATCAAAGGAATCATCAGGATCGGCGGGCATCTAAAG TTGCTCCGATGCTAAGTAGACACATCACATTTACAGAAGCCCGGTCCGTATCTCTGGATCGATATAGGTATAATAATGCTGGTGCATTGCACAAAATGCGAAAGCAGATTACAATTGGTGATCATTCGAGGAGTTATCAAGGCGCAGGCAACCTGAATTTGGGTAATCCGATTATCTCCTCTCCAGAGCCCCGTTCAAGTCGTCGTTTATCGGTTCCGATAAGCATTAACTATCAGACCGTAAACGTGTCTCCGATTGTACATCCAGAACTTGCCAGACGCGGCTCAGTTATAAGCTTGGGCAGCTCAGCAGATTTGAATATCGTTACGGGCACAAATACATTGCCATTGACGGCCATCGCACCCGACACAAAGCGTCGGGTTCGCATGATTAATCGCCACTAA
- the LOC117784337 gene encoding serendipity locus protein alpha has translation MHILRDKLQSCLRILDCDGPTYIGDMSWLNDFCAEFFVFSNTVQKCTSNQTEQNFLEIICLCLTQIIICIRHLEYTIQTESTSGKRIQASHHHFIDRIKVCLKRLCATLQHSKTENCTEGGSQSNSTEDVSFHTLLDSLLDSLSEFTRSDQDTQLMDKQQDMVLSKQIKLQIDLLLGQALSFANVALQQDKKALSALCQKVMRDCSAFQEECQPNSDSFGSNYSNQKLRAMTLEHALNQLDVHINETLLRLVFTCFLDFQKISVDKIRNVLRTESDITADEYIADFDVNLDRATQIGIFAIAFAPSLKIRTTVRSCLASFEYLDTSLIPSLQANTSDLHSELLEQHFKEELSKFKTALHEIIDSRAFVTCYLQILTAGILAAEKQFDKVQLEDLVQMGFFILEHFQLNVNQKCLLEIGQECFQNFIRILRECKAILMCASQVQPDRIIKRFKILRTILRKLHTTIATDQNEPAVIPEHNENHEVCDAMKSCTDVGNSTNLLASPSRSILYETHRDRNKGFNNKPVEKINTEALKIKAVGCLRRKQSLRTTMFKRQNAVESIKLQNTVNSQSASLEISGILDQLTCLTESFAK, from the exons atgcataTATTAAGAGACAAATTACAGTCATGCCTGCGCATTCTGGACTGTGATGGACCCACTTATATTGGCGATATGAGTTGGTTAAAT GATTTTTGTGCcgagttttttgttttttcaaataCTGTGCAAAAATGTACAAGCAATCAAACGGAACAGAATTTTTTggaaataatttgtttgtgcTTAACGCAAATTATCATATGTATAAGACACTTGGAGTATACAATACAAACTGAGAGCACTAGTGGCAAGAGGATTCAG GCCAGCCATCATCATTTTATTGATCGCATAAAAGTTTGCCTTAAACGCCTGTGCGCCACTTTGCAGCACTCCAAAACCGAAAACTGCACAGAAGGAGGATCACAGAGCAACTCAACAGAGGATGTCTCATTCCACACTCTGCTGGACTCTCTTCTAGACTCTTTGTCAGAGTTCACTAGATCCGATCAGGATACCCAGCTTATGGACAAACAGCAGGACATGGTCCTGAGCAAGCAAATAAAGCTTCAAATAGATTTACTTTTGGGTCAAGCATTATCCTTTGCCAATGTCGCATTGCAGCAGGATAAGAAAGCCTTAAGTGCACTTTGTCAAAAG gTTATGCGGGACTGCAGCGCATTCCAAGAAGAGTGTCAACCTAATTCAGACTCCTTTGGAAGCAACTATTCCAATCAAAAACTGAGGGCCATGACATTAGAGCACGCACTTAACCAACTGGACGTACATATTAATGAGACTTTACTGCGTTTGGTATTTACATGTTTTCTGGACTTTCAAAAGATATCAGTAGATAAAATACGCAACGTATTGCGTACGGAATCGGATATTACGGCTGATGAATACATAGCCGATTTTGATGTTAACTTGGATCGCGCAACACAAATTGGCATATTTGCAATTGCCTTTGCGCCCAGCttaaaaa taaGAACCACAGTTCGAAGTTGTCTCGCTTCCTTCGAGTATTTGGATACCAGTTTAATACCTTCACTTCAGGCGAATACCTCGGATCTGCATTCCGAGTTACTGGAGCAACATTTCAAGGAAGAATTGTCGAAATTTAAGACTGCTCTTCATGAGATCATCGACAGTCGCGCATTTGTGACATGCTACTTGCAAATTCTAACAGCGGGTATTCTTGCCGCTGAAAAGCAGTTCGATAAAGTCCAACTTGAGGACCTTGTTCAAATGGGTTTCTTTATCCTGGAGCATTTTCAACTAAATGTCAATCAGAAATGTTTATTGGAAATTGGCCAAGAATGCTTTCAAAACTTTATCCGAATATTGCGCGAATGCAAAGCGATTCTTATGTGTGCGTCCCAGGTTCAACCGGATCGTATTATCAAgcgatttaaaatattacgcACTATTTTGCGTAAACTTCACACCACAATTGCTACAGATCAAAATGAACCTGCAGTGATTCCAGAACATAATGAAAACCATGAAGTTTGTGATGCCATGAAAAGCTGTACAGATGTAGGCAATTCTACAAACCTGTTGGCTTCCCCATCACGCAGTATACTCTACGAAACTCATAGGGATCGAAATAAAGGCTTCAACAATAAACcagttgaaaaaattaatactgaagcgcttaaaataaaagccgTTGGATGTTTAAGACGAA aGCAAAGCCTTCGTACAACCATGTTTAAGCGCCAAAATGCTGTGGAGAGTATTAAACTTCAAAATACTGTCAATAGTCAATCGGCCAGCTTGGAAATCAGtg GAATTCTCGACCAATTAACCTGCTTAACggaaagttttgcaaagtaG
- the LOC117785182 gene encoding protein FAM8A1, with amino-acid sequence MSEENTEEAVLKPEIVNDVRERKPKEINKDLTTKEAYFASLEEWAKQAALIQMFPNYLLANYNYPPVLQSPLPFATPPSIDHLQANRASHQHPIIPGQANNAPVIRPNFNRFRVLDEAQQQDIIQRLGGTQVVVAPFWKRAVAEAIDVFILFILKIIVTFSLFHVFDLDFDKDVMRKTLDDEDIFVSFLDISMDFITLSSDLLLIELLTKLIVCCYECLWTTFYNGATPGKSLMKIRILYVEAVVPLQAPVMPHFVFQPQREPLRALLYPAETPTLPRALMRALAKNLVMTLLFPICVVMIFFKNNRTAYDIITKTIVVETNVNPVPATGTGPQVPLQRPHQQ; translated from the coding sequence ATGAGTGAGGAGAATACTGAAGAGGCTGTATTAAAGCCGGAAATAGTGAACGATGTGAGAGAACGCaaaccaaaagaaataaacaaggATCTGACAACGAAGGAAGCATATTTCGCTAGTCTTGAGGAATGGGCAAAACAAGCAGCACTTATACAGATGTTTCCCAATTATTTGTTGGCCAACTACAACTATCCACCTGTGTTGCAAAGCCCGCTACCATTCGCCACTCCTCCCAGCATTGACCACCTACAGGCGAATCGAGCATCCCACCAGCATCCCATCATACCAGGGCAGGCGAATAATGCACCTGTTATTCGACCGAACTTCAACCGCTTTCGAGTGCTGGACGAAGCGCAGCAACAGGATATTATACAAAGACTTGGTGGAACGCAGGTGGTGGTCGCACCATTCTGGAAGAGAGCTGTAGCCGAGGCCATAGACgtattcatattatttatattgaaaataattgtaacATTTTCGCTGTTTCACGTTTTCGATCTTGACTTCGACAAGGACGTCATGCGGAAGACATTGGATGATGAGGACATCTTTGTAAGTTTCCTTGACATCTCCATGGACTTTATAACACTGTCGTCGGACTTGCTGTTAATTGAATTGCTGACAAAACTGATAGTATGTTGCTATGAATGCCTCTGGACAACATTTTATAATGGAGCAACACCTGGAAAATCGTTGATGAAGATTCGCATACTATATGTTGAAGCAGTGGTTCCTCTGCAGGCTCCAGTGATGCCTCACTTCGTATTTCAACCACAACGAGAACCGTTGCGAGCCCTGCTCTATCCGGCAGAGACTCCAACGTTGCCAAGGGCATTGATGCGGGCACTAGCCAAGAATCTGGTCATGACACTATTGTTTCCCATCTGTGTGGTTatgattttctttaaaaataatcgcACAGCCTACGATATAATTACAAAGACAATAGTTGTCGAGACGAATGTGAATCCTGTTCCAGCGACCGGCACAGGTCCACAGGTGCCTTTGCAACGACCACATCAACAGTAG
- the LOC117784338 gene encoding uncharacterized protein LOC117784338 isoform X1, with amino-acid sequence MQTESQEKASIDDQLMVRDGQLNGQSRKHNNNHHVVPLGILIALSTIYLMIAGLQINYNYYFKSGVEAVKISKLIDDSRQENVFLHFDKNNFEQPLCMIIDVFTMKVTNESVSEPPNKRQKIMKSTKRFEYGPTGIGGKQSKTLRAAEGNRKKDVSKKPNTAEPIIYLFALVFIYLLLKAASDINQHYKSQNKGDKRLRRCSLQSYAQKDQRNHQDRRASKVAPMLSRHITFTEARSVSLDRYRYNNAGALHKMRKQITIGDHSRSYQGAGNLNLGNPIISSPEPRSSRRLSVPISINYQTVNVSPIVHPELARRGSVISLGSSADLNIVTGTNTLPLTAIAPDTKRRVRMINRH; translated from the exons ATGCAAACCGAATCGCAGGAAAAAGCTTCCATTGATGATCAGCTAATGGTTCGGGATGGACAACTAAATGGTCAGAGCAGAAAGCATAACAACAATCATCATGTGGTACCCTTAGGCATTCTAATAGCACTTTCTACAATCTATCTTATGATTGCGGGACTACAGATCAACTATAATTACTACTTTAAGTCGGGAGTTGAAGCTGTAAAGATCTCGAAATTAATTGATGACTCTCGTCaggaaaatgtttttctacattttgacaaaaacaattttgagcAGCCTTTATGCATGATTATTGACGTATTTACAATGAAAGTAACTAATGAGTCGGTTTCTGAGCCGCCaaataaaaggcaaaagaTAATGAAGTCAACTAAAAGATTTGAATATGGACCAACAGGAATCGGAGGTAAGCAATCAAAAACGCTTAGAGCTGCAGAGGGCAACAGGAAGAAGGACGTCTCCAAAAAGCCAAACACTGCAGAAcccattatatatttatttgcactgGTGTTTATTTACCTATTGTTAAAAGCCGCATCGGACATTAATCAACATTATAAATCG CAGAATAAAGGGGATAAGAGATTGCGCCGTTGTTCCCTGCAATCCTACGCACAGAAGGATCAAAGGAATCATCAGGATCGGCGGGCATCTAAAG TTGCTCCGATGCTAAGTAGACACATCACATTTACAGAAGCCCGGTCCGTATCTCTGGATCGATATAGGTATAATAATGCTGGTGCATTGCACAAAATGCGAAAGCAGATTACAATTGGTGATCATTCGAGGAGTTATCAAGGCGCAGGCAACCTGAATTTGGGTAATCCGATTATCTCCTCTCCAGAGCCCCGTTCAAGTCGTCGTTTATCGGTTCCGATAAGCATTAACTATCAGACCGTAAACGTGTCTCCGATTGTACATCCAGAACTTGCCAGACGCGGCTCAGTTATAAGCTTGGGCAGCTCAGCAGATTTGAATATCGTTACGGGCACAAATACATTGCCATTGACGGCCATCGCACCCGACACAAAGCGTCGGGTTCGCATGATTAATCGCCACTAA
- the LOC117785185 gene encoding aminoacyl tRNA synthase complex-interacting multifunctional protein 1: MLRATCEIALKLTTRKYLTKSIKMSALQKIVENNERAQSLIESLQGEMTALQNELIERKKKELTEENAALAKEVEEALAQLRSLEIRNGRKQIPVPGSRGMCTKAANETEASSASVTTTTPAVNTAAPKEKKVKEKKPAAEKPSAVPEAPVDVGRLDMRVGRIIEVGRHPDADSLYLEKIDCGEPAPRTVVSGLVKFVPIEEMQNRLVVVLCNLKPAKMRGVVSEAMVMCASTADKVEVLSPPAGAIPGDLVHCEGYERQPDAQLNPKKKVFETCAPDLMTNAELVACYKGSPLHIPGKGKLLAQTLKNVQVK, encoded by the exons ATGCTGCGTGCCACATGCGAAATTGCactaaaattaacaacaaggaaatacttaacaaaaagcattaaaatgtctgcgcttcaaaaaatcgttgAAAATAATGAACGGGCACAAAGCCTTATTGAGTCCTTACAAGGAGAG atgACGGCGCTACAAAACGAACTAATAGAGCGTAAGAAAAAGGAATTGACTGAGGAAAACGCTGCATTGGCCAAGGAGGTGGAAGAGGCCTTGGCACAACTAAGGAGCCTTGAGATACGCAATGGCAGGAAACAAATTCCAGTGCCTGGGAGCCGTGGAATGTGCACCAAAGCTGCCAATGAAACAGAGGCATCGTCTGCAAGTGTCACAACAACGACACCGGCTGTAAATACGGCAGCGCCAAAAGAGAAGAAAGTAAAGGAAAAGAAACCCGCCGCTGAAAAGCCAAGTGCTGTTCCAGAAGCTCCAGTTGATGTCGGACGCTTGGATATGCGTGTAGGTAGAATCATTGAGGTCGGACGTCATCCAGATGCTGATAGCTTGTATCTGGAGAAGATTGATTGTGGAGAACCAGCACCACGGACTGTCGTATCCGGACTGGTTAAATTTGTGCCAATTGAGGAAATGCAAAATCGTTTGGTGGTTGTCTTGTGCAATCTTAAGCCAGCGAAAATGCGTGGTGTTGTCTCTGAGGCTATGGTTATGTGTGCATCCACTGCCGATAAGGTTGAAGTTTTAAGTCCACCAGCTGGCGCTATTCCCGGAGATTTGGTGCATTGCGAGGGCTATGAACGCCAGCCAGATGCTCAGTTGAATCCCAAGAAAAAAGTCTTCGAAACATGTGCTCCCGATCTTATGACCAATGCCGAACTGGTCGCTTGCTATAAGGGATCCCCGCTGCACATCCCTGGCAAAGGCAAACTCCTGGCGCAAACTTTGAAGAATGTTCAAGTTAAATAA
- the LOC117784336 gene encoding protein lines, whose protein sequence is MDTTGGGSSASSSSSSSSSSSNNGSCPCSVASSDVSTATGIHHNEQPQTKRQKIDKQIRLVGAKSPPDILDATDAMDANGNNKNHHLCSSLSSSCSTHSLSSSTNISPTTTPCNSRAASYAQLLGGVQNLVNNILPQNSEGVTHAKDEVDRAAQLSELLIATNSSSSTAATVSSTVSSTKTITAIDDMLEFEQSLTRQCLCGVSERTLRKPFQSHYSHDSNGQKRIAYLREWPTNKLLQFLSNLQLLFDIYLKQNAKGFICTRIMDVCDALIRNDHKLIDEIIVLAGYNNSYVQFLAGRVLAAFLVIAKQELNDEWLQKIVDQLFNYEHLDKAAVQKIHFSLDIIKRIVEWKDVELHPLDDDYSAATSVSGSGPASVAPLTADASVSYMHFPVQDQPLANNYFALQFRDTTRDLDTSADADDRQQFNDMNDLYDSNSPNASNTPANYIPPNGCHVVALTDSESFDTTHLKCVTIQKLEHKWPTLVKNMSELMAPNHQDAAEHCVLNFLQLWENIISVKANLSIDETRPFYAQLDKFELLLNQNLSCTVYKQMLCLFNEALCYGSTLALQDMLPEETCKLAHQIVCHVRNPRILESLPRRQPENIVGLIGYNGATVNYANGSLRTSIQAQEDAASGGGALDLVEMDKTLLQKMVLLVLKSIAVTVKEIRSDSSDSSIDSTDYDAFQDILVIELSIRDVLSKLETFIKQTLQFHPECHFSKILIHLFDDQDDHLIEAMVCTLDVTSGISFRNNAFPELVSMLNPVYTFLEFLKMTSNSSDLLLDLLVSNETCFLLYLLRLLKYIRMNWTMFVHSCHTFGMGNAMLDEAMGVLIRLRFQISRLVSRQLYPYDISPVLRLLESCESLYEGNELS, encoded by the coding sequence ATGGACACAACTGGCGGTGGAAGTAGTgcctccagcagcagcagtagcagcagcagcagtagcaacaatGGCAGCTGCCCTTGCTCCGTGGCCAGCAGTGATGTTTCCACTGCCACTGGAATTCATCACAACGAGCAGCCGCAGACAAAGAGGcaaaaaatagataaacaaATACGTTTGGTGGGTGCTAAGTCACCGCCAGACATACTGGATGCAACCGATGCTATGGATGCCAATGGCAACAATAAGAATCATCATTTGTGCTCATCACTGTCCTCCTCGTGCTCCACACATTCGCTGTCCAGCAGCACAAACATCTCGCCCACCACGACGCCATGCAATTCGCGTGCCGCTTCATATGCGCAGCTCCTGGGCGGTGTACAAAATTTAGTCAACAATATCTTGCCACAAAATAGCGAAGGTGTCACCCATGCCAAGGACGAGGTTGACCGGGCGGCGCAGCTATCCGAATTGTTGATTGCCACGAATAGTAGCAGCAGCACTGCGGCCACTGTATCCTCCACTGTATCGTCGACAAAAACGATAACAGCCATCGATGATATGCTGGAGTTCGAGCAATCGTTAACCCGCCAGTGCTTGTGTGGTGTGTCGGAGCGTACACTGAGGAAACCCTTTCAATCCCACTACTCCCACGACTCGAATGGACAAAAGAGGATCGCCTATCTGCGGGAATGGCCAACCAATAAACTGTTGCAATTCCTATCCAATCTGCAGCTGCTCTTTGACATCTATTTGAAGCAGAATGCCAAGGGATTCATTTGTACACGCATCATGGACGTGTGCGATGCATTGATACGGAACGATCATAAACTGATTGATGAGATTATTGTATTGGCTGGCTATAACAATTCCTATGTGCAATTTCTGGCGGGACGTGTGCTAGCCGCATTTCTGGTTATTGCCAAGCAGGAGCTCAACGATGAGTGGCTGCAAAAGATTGTGGATCAGCTTTTTAACTATGAGCACTTGGACAAGGCTGCAGTACAGAAAATACACTTTAGCTTAGATATAATTAAACGTATTGTTGAGTGGAAAGATGTGGAATTGCATCCCCTAGACGATGATTATTCAGCAGCAACCTCTGTATCTGGATCTGGACCTGCATCAGTGGCGCCATTAACAGCGGATGCTTCAGTCAGCTATATGCATTTCCCTGTGCAGGATCAACCGCTGGCAAACAACTACTTTGCACTGCAATTCCGGGATACAACGAGAGATTTGGATACGTCGGCAGATGCGGACGACAGGCAGCAATTTAACGATATGAACGATCTATATGATAGCAACAGTCCAAATGCCAGCAATACACCCGCTAATTATATACCACCAAATGGATGTCATGTCGTTGCCCTTACCGATTCCGAAAGCTTTGATACAACGCATCTGAAATGTGTTACCATTCAAAAGCTCGAGCACAAATGGCCAACGCTGGTGAAGAACATGTCAGAGTTAATGGCGCCAAATCATCAGGATGCTGCCGAGCATTGTGTTCTTAACTTTTTGCAGCTGTGGGAGAACATCATATCGGTCAAGGCGAATCTATCGATCGATGAGACACGTCCGTTTTACGCACAGCTGGACAAATTTGAGCTGTTGCTCAACCAGAATCTGTCATGTACGGTTTATAAGCAGATGCTATGCCTGTTCAATGAGGCACTCTGCTATGGATCCACGCTAGCGCTGCAGGACATGCTGCCGGAGGAGACGTGCAAGCTGGCGCATCAGATTGTCTGCCATGTGCGTAATCCACGTATACTCGAATCCTTGCCACGTCGCCAGCCCGAAAACATAGTTGGCCTAATTGGTTATAATGGGGCGACTGTTAATTATGCAAACGGATCGCTGCGCACATCGATTCAGGCACAGGAAGATGCTGCGAGCGGTGGAGGAGCATTAGACCTCGTCGAAATGGACAAGACTTTGTTGCAAAAAATGGTGCTGTTGGTGCTGAAGTCGATAGCAGTTACCGTCAAGGAGATACGCAGTGATTCATCAGATTCATCAATTGACTCGACTGATTATGATGCGTTCCAGGATATATTGGTTATCGAGCTATCCATACGAGATGTCCTTAGTAAATTGGAAACGTTCATTAAACAAACGCTGCAATTTCAtccggaatgtcattttagtaaaatattaatcCATCTGTTTGATGATCAGGATGATCACTTAATTGAAGCGATGGTCTGCACATTGGACGTCACGTCGGGCATTTCATTTCGGAACAATGCATTTCCCGAGCTTGTCTCAATGCTAAATCCTGTATATACATTCCTTGAATTTCTGAAAATGACATCGAATAGCTCGGATCTACTGCTAGACCTGCTGGTTAGCAATGAGACCTGCTTCCTGCTCTATTTGCTGAGACTACTCAAATACATTCGGATGAACTGGACGATGTTTGTCCACAGTTGTCACACCTTTGGCATGGGCAATGCCATGCTGGACGAAGCTATGGGCGTGCTCATCCGTCTTCGTTTTCAAATATCCCGACTGGTGTCGCGACAATTGTATCCATACGACATCTCGCCGGTTCTACGTTTATTGGAAAGTTGCGAGAGCCTCTATGAGGGAAATGAGCTtagttaa
- the LOC117784723 gene encoding stromal membrane-associated protein 1, whose translation MSTSNASRKETERTKLMQDKCQTLLTQMLRDDDNKYCVDCDAKGPRWASWNLGVFLCIRCAGIHRNLGVHISRVKSVNLDAWTPEQVISLQQMGNSRARAVYEAQLPDGFRRPQTDTALENFIRAKYEHKKYLAREWVPPSPPKVDWAKEIDEELERQKRKKKSGQPSLGISNITGSSGSSADKRSSSTAAKSAPLPAPLPKPKPNQVGGCSPKTSNRVQNNSTNSGGESDLLGLSSPTKPITASGVQDLQNDSFTSFLSASCNVGAITTPEKTNGNGNNGDAAPVGMTNQPNSLAQQEQDFFSQGTLGGSDKDQSGKLSKDSILALYGNAPTTHNPQLSFGGFTGMAPGGYMHHQQQQVPQQTHHHHQFMTPPNSVSMYNAPVMAAPNAFSNAPTGAMNLVGNVSFGGGQFPNSSGSPYMSGNSLAGQGSPSNLMQTNQSLLSGMQLFSGNVAPQSTQQQPQQQQQQLGLGMNVMQPMPSGMMSTGYPAATGTTASSVTSNLNQQFGNLNIGNVWQ comes from the exons ATGAGCACGTCAAATGCAAGCCGTAAGGAAACGGAACGTACTAAACTGATGCAGGACAAATGTCAAACGCTTTTAACTCAAATGCTTCgtgatgatgataataaatattgtgtaGACTGTGATGCCAAGG GTCCACGTTGGGCTTCTTGGAATCTGGGCGTGTTTCTGTGCATTCGCTGTGCTGGCATCCATCGCAATTTGGGCGTTCACATCTCACGGGTGAAGAGTGTCAATCTGGATGCATGGACACCGGAGCAGGTGATCTCGCTGCAACAAATGGGCAATTCGAGGGCACGCGCCGTTTACGAAGCCCAACTTCCGGATGGTTTCCGACGCCCTCAAACAGATACGGCACTGGAGAATTTCATTAGAGCCAAGTACGAGCATAAAAAGTATTTGGCCCGTGAATGGGTTCCGCCCTCGCCACCCAAGGTTGATTGGGCCAAGGAAATCGATGAGGAGCTGGAGCGTCAGAAGCGTAAAAAGAAATCTGGACAACCCAGCTTAGGTATTAGCAACATAACAGGCTCTAGTGGCTCCAGTGCCGATAAACGATCCTCAAGCACAGCGGCTAAGAGTGCACCACTACCCGCACCACTGCCCAAGCCGAAACCTAATCAGGTTGGTGGCTGTAGTCCAAAAACTTCGAATCGCGTACAGAATAACAGCACCAACAGTGGCGGTGAAAGTGATCTTCTGGGCCTGTCATCGCCCACAAAGCCCATTACTGCCAGTGGTGTTCAAGATCTTCAGAATGATAGCTTTACCAGCTTTCTGAGCGCCAGTTGCAATGTCGGTGCAATAACAACACCGGAGAAAAccaatgggaatgggaataaTGGAGACGCAGCCCCAGTGGGAATGACCAATCAGCCAAACTCATTGGCACAACAGGAGCAGGACTTCTTCAGTCAGGGTACACTTGGTGGCAGCGACAAGGATCAGTCGGGCAAACTATCCAAAGATAGCATATTGGCATTGTACGGCAATGCACCCACCACACACAATCCACAATTGAGCTTTGGCGGCTTCACGGGCATGGCACCCGGTGGCTACatgcatcatcagcagcagcaggttCCCCAGCAGACGCACCATCATCACCAGTTTATGACACCTCCAAACTCAGTGAGCATGTACAATGCACCCGTTATGGCCGCACCAAATGCATTCAGTAACGCTCCCACGGGCGCCATGAATTTGGTGGGTAACGTTAGCTTTGGAGGTGGACAGTTTCCAAATTCAAGCGGTAGTCCATATATGTCTGGCAATAGCTTGGCAGGACAAGGATCACCATCGAATTTAATGCAGACAAATCAAAGTCTACTAAGTGGCATGCAACTATTCAGTGGCAATGTAGCACCACAGTCgacacaacagcagccacagcaacaacaacaacaacttggacTCGGCATGAATGTGATGCAACCGATGCCAAGTGGAATGATGTCAACTGGATATCCAGCTGCAACTGGAACTACCGCCTCATCAGTGACATCAAACCTAAATCAGCAGTTTGGCAATTTAAATATCGGCAATGTTTGGCAATAA